The following coding sequences lie in one Haladaptatus sp. DJG-WS-42 genomic window:
- the cgi121 gene encoding KEOPS complex subunit Cgi121, which translates to MRIVEGTAIIDDITGFVTRLQDIGAATGCTIQAFDARYVVSEAHLRRAVELADRAFDRGENVADDRAVEILLYVAARRQINRALEVGANEGECDLVVLVVEDRTGDETAAASAVGELLTANETLGRYDETLVCDVFDIGEKERAASDASLEALVLERVALLDVSK; encoded by the coding sequence ATGCGGATAGTCGAAGGAACTGCAATCATTGATGACATCACCGGGTTCGTCACTCGACTCCAGGACATCGGCGCAGCAACCGGGTGTACGATTCAGGCGTTCGACGCGCGCTACGTCGTGAGCGAAGCCCATCTCCGGCGGGCGGTCGAACTCGCAGACCGAGCCTTCGACCGCGGCGAGAACGTCGCCGACGACCGAGCGGTCGAGATTCTGCTCTACGTCGCCGCACGACGCCAGATAAATCGGGCGCTCGAAGTGGGCGCGAATGAAGGCGAGTGCGACCTCGTCGTTTTGGTGGTCGAAGACAGAACCGGTGACGAAACGGCCGCGGCAAGTGCGGTTGGCGAGTTACTCACCGCGAACGAGACGCTCGGACGCTACGACGAAACGCTCGTCTGCGACGTTTTCGACATCGGTGAGAAAGAGCGTGCTGCCTCGGACGCGTCGCTCGAAGCGCTCGTCCTTGAACGCGTCGCGCTGCTCGACGTGTCGAAGTAA
- a CDS encoding NADH:flavin oxidoreductase produces MPALHDPVALGGVELPNRLYRAPLLECAGSGSDAPAILRRKLEPAAASGVSLIFQGATIVRGEGGCAAPGMTRVHNPAFVSTLSAVTDAVHDHDAKIFLQLEHGGLRSMETWHAGYRANHPNLTQLAVSKPPRLLRALDRMGVLSYTPHILSTDEVYDLARDFGEAAGHAVDAGYDGIHLAGANMGIIQQFLSPYYNQRDDEFADGVRFLEAMCDEIRTHAGDVPLVTKIPAETAAPWFVRRKLSFEDGVEMARKAADLGFDALVPVEVSTFWDMSIVRGRFPARAWRLEQLESGYEEAFGGRLRARGVELGNRLQARRFADAEGWNESFCRAVRAAVDVPVLMEGGVRTRPQIDRLLSSGACDMVGMARPFYAEPRLAARLLSDGESAVVCESCNNCTVPQVTGADGVCRTPSVLRRRGEFERAGAYDRT; encoded by the coding sequence ATGCCAGCGCTCCACGACCCGGTGGCACTCGGAGGTGTCGAGCTACCGAACCGGCTGTATCGCGCGCCACTGCTCGAATGCGCCGGCAGTGGTTCGGACGCACCAGCGATACTGCGCCGAAAGCTCGAACCAGCAGCCGCCTCTGGCGTCTCGCTCATCTTTCAGGGCGCGACAATCGTCCGGGGCGAGGGGGGGTGTGCAGCACCGGGGATGACGCGCGTTCACAACCCGGCGTTCGTTTCGACGCTTTCTGCGGTGACCGACGCGGTTCACGACCACGATGCAAAGATATTCTTGCAACTCGAACACGGCGGCCTTCGGAGCATGGAGACGTGGCACGCGGGCTACCGCGCCAACCATCCGAATCTCACCCAACTCGCGGTGTCGAAGCCCCCACGACTGCTTCGAGCGCTCGACCGGATGGGCGTGTTGTCGTACACTCCACACATCCTTTCGACCGACGAGGTGTACGACTTGGCTCGCGATTTCGGCGAAGCAGCGGGCCACGCCGTCGATGCGGGATACGACGGCATCCACCTCGCCGGGGCGAATATGGGCATCATCCAGCAGTTCCTCTCGCCGTACTACAACCAACGAGACGACGAGTTCGCAGACGGGGTTCGCTTCCTCGAGGCGATGTGCGACGAGATACGCACGCACGCGGGAGACGTGCCACTCGTGACGAAAATACCGGCGGAAACGGCAGCGCCGTGGTTTGTTCGGCGGAAGCTATCGTTCGAGGACGGTGTTGAAATGGCTCGAAAGGCGGCTGACCTCGGCTTTGACGCGCTCGTGCCAGTCGAGGTTTCGACGTTCTGGGACATGAGCATCGTTCGGGGACGGTTCCCGGCGCGAGCATGGCGGCTCGAACAACTCGAATCGGGCTACGAAGAAGCATTCGGCGGGCGCTTGCGGGCGCGGGGAGTCGAGCTTGGAAATCGGCTGCAAGCCCGTCGGTTTGCCGATGCAGAGGGGTGGAACGAATCGTTCTGTCGGGCGGTTCGTGCGGCGGTCGATGTGCCCGTGCTCATGGAAGGTGGCGTGCGAACGCGCCCACAGATCGACCGTCTGCTTTCTTCGGGTGCGTGTGACATGGTCGGGATGGCGCGGCCGTTCTACGCAGAGCCGCGACTGGCGGCGCGCCTGCTTTCCGATGGGGAGAGCGCGGTGGTGTGTGAGAGTTGCAACAACTGTACCGTCCCGCAGGTGACGGGTGCGGACGGGGTGTGTCGGACGCCGAGCGTCCTCAGACGGCGCGGCGAATTCGAGCGGGCGGGCGCGTACGACCGAACATAG